In Nostoc edaphicum CCNP1411, the sequence CTTTAAGTTAGATAAAAGTGAGACTTTGGTAGTAAAAAGTACAAATTAATGTAAAGAATATATAACCCAATACAGTTCAGATCAGCCCAAAAGCCTCATGTAGAGACGCGATTTATCGTATCTTCAAAGACCAGTTATCTACACCAATAACCCTTAAACCAAGCGTATTGACATATAAGCACTGGTTGAGTGCAGATAATTTTTTACCTTACTCAGGAACTCAGCACTTTTCATAGTAGGGTAGGCATCTTGCCATCCTTAAACTAACATCAGATTATGTAGGAAAAGCAGATTAGTTTGCCTAAAATTTATTTAACAAAGGCGGTAGGAAATGAGTCGCATAAATCCCTATACACTGCAAATGCAGATTACCAGAATGTTTGAGCAGGGACAATCATTATTTGCCACAACCAAGGTGCAGGATTGGTTAAAAGAACGCAAACACAATCCGCTAGATTATGAGATTATTTTTCATCAAAAACCTGCGCCTCCTGGTTCAAAAGAAGTCATGGTAGTGGAGATTGAATTACGCCGTAAAGATGGACAACCTGTAGATCCTTGGTTGCAAGAACAAGCAAATCTCCATGCCTGATTTTAGCAAATAGCAATTTTCAATTTAAATTCAGGTTATCTGAATAGAATTTACCAAAATATAGCGTTCCCAATTGCGGAACGCTTTTTATATTATTGGCAAATTCTACTTCTGCCTCTGTGATTTTGCTCTTTCTGTGGTAGCTTGCGGTAAATCACTATGTATGTATATTTATTGAAATCACCCGATCAGGTGATTCTAATGGGTGAGGTATAAGCAACAAAAAATATCGTACCTTGAGGCTATCAATGATTGCTTGGTACACCAATTTATAGCCTTAAAAGTTAGGAAGTAGATAATGACTGTAAACCAAATTATTGGAGATTCACAAAAACAGATTTATGGTAACTTTGGCAAACGTTTTTTTGCCTGGATGATGGCTCAAAGTAGCAGCACGTATGATAAAATCGTATGCGATGTCTACGACGGGCTACGCCTACGCAAACGTTCTCTTTTTGCCAATCTTCAAGGTAAAGTGTTAGAAATAGGCCCAGGAACAGGCCCTAACCTTCCCTACTATCCTAAAGATATCCACTGGATAGGAATCGAGCCAAACCCACACATGCATTCCTATCTGCAAAAACAAGCAGAAAAGCTGGGTTTAAACATCGACCTTCGCATTGGTAATGCTGAATGGCTAGATGCTGAAGATAATAGCATAGATACTGTTGTTAGTACCTTAGTTTTGTGTTCAGTGCCGAATATAGATTATACATTACAGGCAATTTTAAGAGTACTAAAACCAGGCGGACGCTTCTTATTTATTGAACATGTCGCCGCACCTCCAGGAAGTTTATTACGACAACTACAAAGCACAATTCGTCCGATTTGGAAAGTGATAGGTGATGGTTGCCATCCAGATAGAGAAACTTGGATAGCCTTAGAAAAAGCTGGTTTCACTAGTGTGAATTATGAGCGATTTGATGCACAATTGCCAATTGTCAGCCCTCATATTATCGGCGTAGCGACAAAGTAAAAGAACTTTTTGGGGTTACTGAGTAAAATTGAATTAAAATATTTTTCCTTGTTAATACTCCATCCATGAAGGCATGGAGTATTCTGAATTCTGAATTCTGACTCCTGACTCCTGGTTTATGGATTTTCGCGCAGGAAGGTGCCAATCTGATCTAGTTCCTGCTGATTGAGGCGAAATTCCCCAGCACCGATGATTCCTTCCACCTGCTTTGGATTGCGTCCGCCCACGATCGCAGCTGTCACCGCCGGATTGTTTAAAGTCCAAGCGATCGCTACCTCACCGGCCGAGCGATCGTGTTGTTGAGCAATGTGCTGCAACACCTCGACTAGCTTCAAGTTACGAGACAGACGTGGCTCCTGAAATTCACTGCTATTCTTACGCCAATCATCATCTGGGAAATTGGCAATCCGCTCAGGTGTCATCTTTCCTGTGAGCAAGCCAGATTGCATCGGTGAATACACAATCACACCTATGTTATTTTCCTGACAAAAAGGCAGAATTTCCTTCTCGACATCGCGCTTCACCAGTGAATAAGGTGGTTGCAATGAGGTAACTGGTGCAATTTCCTGGACACGTTTCAACTGTTCTACATTAAAGTTTGAAACCCCAATATAGCGAACCTTACCTTCATCCTTAAGCTTGTTAAGAGTTGTCCAACCTTCTTCGATGTCTGAGTCAGGGTTGGGCCAGTGGATTTGGTAAAGATCAATGGTTTCAATATCGAGTCGGCGTAGACTAGCTTCAACCTCACGCCGCACAGAATCCGCCTTCAGGCTGCGACCAATTTCACCCTTTTCATCCCAGATCATTGAGCATTTAGTGAAAATGTAAGGGTGACTAGATCGACCTTTGAGTGCCTTAGCTACAACCTCCTCCGAATGTCCCAAACCATAGACAGCTGCGGTGTCAATCCAATTAACGCCGAGGTCGAGAGCGCTATTGATCGCTGCGATCGATTCCTGATCATCCTGCGCTCCCCAACCAAAAGCCCATCCACCTCCACCGATCGCCCAAGCACCAAAGCCGATTGGGGTAATGTGAAGCTCCGAATTACCAAGCTGTTTGGTTTGCATATCTACCTTCTTCAAGAATCTGTCAAATGTTAGTCTAAGCTGCAAATATTTTCTCAACAGCTATCTGAGGTGTGAATTACTACTGGTGTAAACATAACGGACAAGTACTAGTACCGCAAGGCGGAATTAAAAATTAAAAATGAAGACAGCGTAAGGGTTTTGTTGATTGGGAATGGGTGGTTTATTTCCGCCGTACTGTACTAGTTGTGTAGCATTACTAAATCCTGAATCTTGTGTTTATCACTAGATTTACTCGAAGATAGTAACAGTTGTCAGTGTTCATTAAAATATAGAAAAAAATATGTCAGAAGATTTAAAAGGCAAAGTTGCGCTGATTACAGGTGCAAACAAAGGTATCGGGTATGAGATTACACGCCAATTAGGTTCTAGAGGTGCTACTGTTCTTGTTGGTTCAAGAGATATCGGACGTGGTGAAGAAGCGGCGAATAAACTTCGTTTAAATCAGATCGATGCTCGATCAGTTCAACTTGATGTCATCGACCAAAAAACAATCGATTCCGTGAGTGAACAAATCGAGAGCGAATTCGGAAAACTTGACATCCTTGTAAACAATGCTGGGATACTGGTTGATGGCGATCGCCTTCCACCTAGTCAAGTTGATATTGAAACACTGCGACAAACTTATGAAACCAATGTATTTGGAGTGTTTGCAGTTACAAAAGCCCTGCTGCCACTTTTAAAAAAGTCAACAGCAGGGCGAATAGTGAATTTATCAAGTGGTTTAGGTTCTCTGACTCAAAACTCTGATCCTAATTATGAGTTCGTTGATTTTAAGCTTCTTGCTTATAACTCATCAAAAACAGCAGTGAATGCAATCTATAGGCTGCTGAACTTAAAGATACCCCGATTAAAGTCAATGCTGCTGACCCTGGTTTCACAGCAACAGACATTAATCAATACCAAGGGTATCGCACTGTTGAGCAAGGAGCGATCGCAATAGTGAGACTTGCTACTTTACCTGATGATGGTTCTAGCGGAGGGTTTTTTGATGAAAATGGCGTGGTTCCCTGGTAGAAAGTAGAGAGGAATCGGGCATTGGGCATTGGGAATTGGGCATTGGGTAGGAAAAGGGAGAGTTAAAACTTAAACTTTGAGCCTCTGAAGATAAAAGTTCAAATCTTACTCTTTATGCCCCATGCCCAATGCCCCATGCCCCATGCCCCATGCCCCATTCCCAACTTCAATAAGGATTTGAATCAATCCGTCCCCTTTTGACACTCCTGAGATAATACCCAGAGGTTGGTCTGTTTCTCAAGTTAAAGGTGTCGCCACTGCGAACTTTCCAAATTTTGTAATTAGAAAAGGTTAAAGGCTTGCGGGGTTCACAGACTTCAGGTTGATGATTGCCAAGTACAAAATACGCCGCACCCCTACCCATAACTTTCACCAAACCGTTTTTATCTACAAGAACCGATGTACTTTCACTAACTGCTATGCCTAAAACACTGCTAGATACACCATCCTTAATTTGACGGGCAATAAAAGTCATAATTCGACCCATTCTTTCTCGCCTGTCGAAGTGCGTATCTACGATAGTTCCCTTTAAATTACTCCAATTGAAAAAATTGTAAGTAAAAGTAATGTCTCGGTAAGGATCTTCGAGTGCGTCTCTAGTTTCAATGCCTTTTTCAGAAGAAGCGCAAGCATCATAGACACAATCACTTTGGATCATCGCACCCGCACTGGTGCCACCAACACCACCTCCCTTCAGGTAAACTGACTTAACAGCAGCCTCAAGCTTAGTATCCTTCCAGTTGCGGATGTATTGACATTGGTCGCCGCCAGCAAAGAAAACCACTTCAGCGTTTCTGACTTTTTCATAAATCTCGGCTTTGTTTGCCTCTTGTCTGTTGCGAATCAGAAGAGTTTCCACAGAATTTACACCCTTCATAGCAGAAATTAGCCGATTGTAATCGTGATTACCATTAGTGCGGAGAACTACAACATTAACTTTAGTACTGGAGTTGCTACTTCCCCGAACTTGGTTAATCATCCACTGGATAGCATCATCGACATCGGGGCCCCCTCCACCTAAGCTTAGGACTGGCCCCCCTAAAGAGGGACGGACATCAGATGAAGGAGAGGGAGAGGGGGAGGGGCGGACATCAACAGTGTCACCCAGGAAGTAGCGTTTCCAGCTTGCAATAAAACGGGTTATTAGGAAGGTTCCCATCTTCAACAACTTGATTCCTGTACTTTTCAAGCGCCTTGCTATGCTTGGGAATGCCTTTGTCATACTAAACTTCTGGAGCAAACTGCAATTATTGCTAGGCTATTACGCACTTTAATTGCTTATTTATCCGTGAAATTCGTCTTTTGTCATTAGTCATTTATCAGTTGTCCTTTGTAAATAATTAATGACAAATGACAGTTTTAACGAAAAAATGTGCAACTTAGACACGTACTAGCTTAACTCTGGCACTAGATAGGGTAAAATTTCCAGCGTACAGGGCTTGTACTGTTTGTTAACGCAAAATATCGCGGAGTAATCATTTATTCTCTGCCCTATTCTGCGAAAATCTCCCTATTGCTTGTGTCTTTTATAGTGCTTCTCCAATGGAAGCAATACATCACAATACACGGTGAGGACACAGCAATGCTGTGCCCTACGATCGCTTGAGCGATAACCGCTATAATTTCGACCAGATGAAATCCAAAATTGAAAACCAAAAAGGTAACTCTGAATACGGTTCGGATCAACTGGAGAAGTAGGAGGAGAAAAAAGAAAAAAGAAAAACTCCCCCTACTCAAGAACTGCTTGCCTCAACAAATAATTTTACTTAACCAAAAAATATTGGCTATTTTCCAATCATTAGGCCGAATTACACGCCTTCGCTATGCAACGAAATTAAGAAATTAAAACGCTTGCTGATTGGGTCTTTCAACAAAGAAGGAGAGAGGCGATCGCGATCGCTGCTTTCAAATAATACGCTTAACTCTTGATAGGGATTGTTGGTTGTTGAATCCCAGTTGATTTGCCCAACGTACTTGTCATTTTCGCGATCGAGCGTAATATTCTCTTCCTTATCCAAGGCTCCGGTAA encodes:
- a CDS encoding class I SAM-dependent methyltransferase is translated as MTVNQIIGDSQKQIYGNFGKRFFAWMMAQSSSTYDKIVCDVYDGLRLRKRSLFANLQGKVLEIGPGTGPNLPYYPKDIHWIGIEPNPHMHSYLQKQAEKLGLNIDLRIGNAEWLDAEDNSIDTVVSTLVLCSVPNIDYTLQAILRVLKPGGRFLFIEHVAAPPGSLLRQLQSTIRPIWKVIGDGCHPDRETWIALEKAGFTSVNYERFDAQLPIVSPHIIGVATK
- a CDS encoding aldo/keto reductase — its product is MQTKQLGNSELHITPIGFGAWAIGGGGWAFGWGAQDDQESIAAINSALDLGVNWIDTAAVYGLGHSEEVVAKALKGRSSHPYIFTKCSMIWDEKGEIGRSLKADSVRREVEASLRRLDIETIDLYQIHWPNPDSDIEEGWTTLNKLKDEGKVRYIGVSNFNVEQLKRVQEIAPVTSLQPPYSLVKRDVEKEILPFCQENNIGVIVYSPMQSGLLTGKMTPERIANFPDDDWRKNSSEFQEPRLSRNLKLVEVLQHIAQQHDRSAGEVAIAWTLNNPAVTAAIVGGRNPKQVEGIIGAGEFRLNQQELDQIGTFLRENP
- a CDS encoding SDR family NAD(P)-dependent oxidoreductase, with protein sequence MSEDLKGKVALITGANKGIGYEITRQLGSRGATVLVGSRDIGRGEEAANKLRLNQIDARSVQLDVIDQKTIDSVSEQIESEFGKLDILVNNAGILVDGDRLPPSQVDIETLRQTYETNVFGVFAVTKALLPLLKKSTAGRIVNLSSGLGSLTQNSDPNYEFVDFKLLAYNSSKTAVNAIYRLLNLKIPRLKSMLLTLVSQQQTLINTKGIALLSKERSQ
- a CDS encoding cyanophycinase → MTKAFPSIARRLKSTGIKLLKMGTFLITRFIASWKRYFLGDTVDVRPSPSPSPSSDVRPSLGGPVLSLGGGGPDVDDAIQWMINQVRGSSNSSTKVNVVVLRTNGNHDYNRLISAMKGVNSVETLLIRNRQEANKAEIYEKVRNAEVVFFAGGDQCQYIRNWKDTKLEAAVKSVYLKGGGVGGTSAGAMIQSDCVYDACASSEKGIETRDALEDPYRDITFTYNFFNWSNLKGTIVDTHFDRRERMGRIMTFIARQIKDGVSSSVLGIAVSESTSVLVDKNGLVKVMGRGAAYFVLGNHQPEVCEPRKPLTFSNYKIWKVRSGDTFNLRNRPTSGYYLRSVKRGRIDSNPY